The DNA segment CGTCGGTCGACGCCGAGGTAGTCCAACTCTGCCACACCGACATCCGTGTTGTGTGCCGATTGGTAGCCATCGCCGTGACCCAGTTCTTCGGCACCGGAGTAGTGACCGCACCGGAGCATTTTCGGAACAGGGATGACCTGTCGCTCTCGTACGTCGCGGCGTGCGGCGCTGATCGCCGTGGTCGCGGCGTTGCTTTTCGGGGCCAGGCTCAGGTAAGCGACTGTTTGGCTCAGCGTGAGTTGAGCTTCGGGAAGACCGATCATCTCACAGGCCTGCATGGCACTGACCGCAAGCATCAACGCTTGCGGGTCCGCGTTGCCGATGTCTTCGCTGGCCAAGATCACCAACCGTCGGCAGAGGAAGCGAATGTCTTCGCCGCCTTCCAGCATCCGAGCGAGCCAGTACAGGGACGCATCGACGTCGCTGCCGCGGATGCTTTTGATGAGCGCGCTGGCCAGGTCGTAGTGATCGTCGCCGGTGGCATCGTAGCCCGCGATGCGGCCGGTCATGGATTCAGCAACATCTTCTCGCGAGATGGTTGCCGCTGGATCTTCGTGGCTGTGCACGGCCACTTCGAGTGCCGTGAGGGCTTTGCGAGCGTCGCCGTCGGCGGCGGCAGCGAGGTACTCGATCGCATCCTCGGCAATCTTGACGTTCTGGTTTCCCAGTCCGCATTCCCGGGCGGTGATGGCGCGCTTCAGCAGCGTTCGCATGTCGTCCACCGAAACGGGTTCCAGCCCGAACAGTTGGCTGCGGCTGATCAGTGCGGCGTTGACAGCGAAGTAGGGGTTGCTGGTCGTGGCTCCGATCAGCGAGATGATGCCCGATTCCACATCGGCCAGCAGAGCGTCTTGTTGGGACTTGTTGAAACGATGGATCTCATCGATGAACAGCAACGGTCTCGGGTCGCCTGCGGAAACTCGGTCGCGTGCTTTGGCCAGCACTTCGCGAACGTCTTTGACGCCGCTGCTGATTGCGTTGAGGGTGACCAGTTCGCTGTTCTGTTCTGACGCGATCAAGTGAGCGAGCGTGGTTTTGCCGGTGCCCGGTGGACCGTGCAGCAGGATCGAGCCGATGCGACCGCTGGCGATCAATCGCCGGAGCAGTTTCCCTTCACCTAGGATGTGTTGCTGGCCGACAAACTCAGATAGCTTCTTGGGACGCATTCGCGCAGCCAAGGGTTGAGCAGCGAACAGGTGGTCAGCTTCTTGATCGGCAAACAGGTCCATGGTCGACATGACAATTCAAAGTGATCGGCGGGATGACCGCTCGCAGAAAAGAACGAGAAGAGCAATGACAGGAACGGTGATCGCTGGAGTGGTGACGTTGGCAATTGTTGCACGAGTTGTCACGCTCGTCGACGATTGGGGGCGAGATTGGACGAACAACCACGCCAAGTGGGATGATTCCGCCACGGATCCAGGAAAGCGACCGTTGCGATTGCCGAAGCCAATCGCCGAAGTGCGTCGTGATTTAGAAACCTGGGTGGAGTCGGAACCGATCTGGCAAGTGGAATCGATCGCGGACGACTCCGTTGACGCACCGGTCGCCGGTCAAACCCAGGTCATCCATTTGACGCGTCGAACCAAGTGGCTGCGGTTCGTCGACGATGTCCACGTGCAATTGACGGAGGAAGTGTCTCCCACCGGTGAGGTGGTCACTCGGGTCGACGCGGAAAGTCAATCTCGCGTCGGCAAAGGGGACCTGGGGCAGAACCCTCGCAACCTCCAACATCTCCGCGAAGCATTCTCAGCGGAGGAAGGGATTTGATCGTAGCGGAACTCGCCAAGAGTTTCGGAAATGTCGTAGCGAAACTCGTCAAGAGTTTCGGTGTTGGGTGTTGGCCGAAAGTCTTGGCGACTTCGTCAGCGAGCCACAAATGCGCGGAAGGCTGCGTTGAGTTTTTGCGTCATTGGACCGGGTTTGCCGTCGCCGATGACTCGGCCATCGAGTTTGACCGCGGGGATGACTTCGGCGGCGCTGCCGGTCAGGAAGCATTCGTCGGCGACAAAGATGTCGTGACGGGTCATCGCTTCCTCCGCCACTTCGATCCCATTTTCGCGAGCCAAGTCGATCACCGTGTTGCGGGTGATGCCTTCCAGGATGCCTGCGTCGATCGGAGGTGTGATCAAACGGCCGCCGCGGACAATGAAGATGTTGTCCCCGGTGCACTCGGCGACTTCGCCTTTGGTGTTCAACATCACGGCTTCGATGCATCCGGCCCGGATGGCTTCGATCTTGGCCATGATGTTGTTGAGGTAGTTCAGCGACTTCACGCGAGGGCTGAGTGCGGCCGGGTGATTGCGGATCGTGGAGGCTGTGATCAGTTCCAAGCCTTCGGTGTAGAACTTTTCCGGGTAAAGCGAGATCGTGTCCGCGATGATGATCACTTGGGGATCTTCGCAGGAAAACGGGTTGAGCCCCAACTGGTTGCCGCCACGCGTGACGACCAAGCGGATGTAGCCTTCCGTCAGGCCGTTCTTGGCAACGGTCTCGTTCACCGCTGTTGTCAGGGCGTCGATCTCGATGGGGATGTCCAGCATGATCGCACGAGCGCTCTCGTAGAGTCGCGTCATGTGGTCTTCGAGAGCGAACACTTTGCCCGAGTAGATCCGCATGCCTTCGAACACGCCGTCACCGTACAGCAGCCCATGATCGTAAACGCTGATCTTGGCGTCTTCGCGTGAGAAGTATTGCCCGTTGATGTAGATGGCTTGGGTCATGCCCGAAAACTCAAAGTTGGAAAGGTGCGATTGGTGTGAAGGCGAATCTGGGGATGTTTCGTTTGCGAGATGGTGCTCAGTCAACGGAGGCGTTCGTGACCGCGCCGACCACTTCCGCATCAAAGTAGTTGATCGACATGCCCGCATCGACCACGATCGATTGCGCGGTGATGCCGCTGCTGCGTGGAGACAACAAAAACGCCGCGGTGGACGCGACTTCGTTCGTCGTCACTGCTTCCCCACGAGGGATGACTTTTTCCGCGTACAGGTACGAATCAACATAGCCGGGGATGCCTGCCGAGGCGCTGGTTTTCAGCAGGCCGGCCGCGACCGCGTTGAAGCGGACTTGGCTGAACCGGCTGAACGATTTGGTCAGAAAGGCCAGCGATGATTCGAGGGCCGCTTTGATCGGGGCCATGAAGCCATAGCTTTCGCTGGCCATTCGCGTGGTGCTGATTCCAATCGTGACCACGCTGGCGTCACTGGCCAGTCGGTCTTTGATGGCGTTGCAAACCGCGACCAGAGAAAAAGCCGAGATATCGATCGCTTGCAGGAATTGACGTCGCGTTGTTTCGTGAAACGGACGGATGCCATCGCTGTAGTCGGCAAAGGCGATCGCGTGCACCATCCCGGCGAGCGTCACATTGTCTCGCTCCAGTTCGGCGGCCATCGCGTCAATGTCGGATTGTTGTTCCACGTCGCAAATGATCAGGCGGCGACCAGACAGCAATTTGGCCAAGCTCTCGCGGCGAGACTCACTGCGGACGGCGTAGATCACCTCCCCGCCGGCCTGTTCAATTTGCTTGGCAATCGCAAACGCGACGCTCTTTTTGTTGGCGACTCCCATCACCAGGAATGTCTTGTCGGTCATCCCCAGGAAGTCGAACGCGGCGGTGTTTTCGGTGCTCACGATTTTGCATCCACGTCAGGGGCTGGGCTGGGCTGCGCTGGCGTGATGCTGCACGCAAACTCCAGTCGCGTGGTGACTTTTCCATTGAGCAGCATTTTGCCGGTCATGAAAAACGCGTTGGAAAGTCGCTCCTTCAGCGTCACGTGAATGTCGACGGTGTCCCCGGGGCGGACCATGTTTTTGAACTTCACGCTGTCCATGCGAGTCACCACGGGGACAAATTCGCCCACGTCGGGCGTGTGTTCGGACAGCAGAATCGCACCCGCTTGCAGGCAGCATTCACACTGAATCACTCCGGGGACCAGTGGGTAACCCGGGAAGTGTCCTTGCACAAAGAACTCGTCGGCCGAGAACGTTTTGCGGGCGTGAAGCGTGTTTTCGGTGATTTCCAGCACCTCGTCCAGCAACAGCATGGGCGAGCGGTGGGGAATTTTGGCCTCGATTTCATCGGGGCCGAGATGCCGAGCGTCGGTGGAGTCGTTGGGAGCGTTCATCCCCGTATCAAACGCCATTTTTGGGGCGATCGTCAAGGCCGTCGAAAGAGGGTTTGTCCGCGTTCGCGGAGGAACGCCCGCACGGTGTGCGATGATCGGCAATATCGAGCCAACCGTGATTCACGCCGGCAGGGATACAAGTGCGAATTGTGCCGCGAAAGGTTCGCGTGGAATAGCAGTGATTCGTCGACATCGCCCCGGATGGGGCCGTCTTCCGTAGCTCGGGGCGGAAGCCCCGAGATTGCTTCACGTTAGATGCAATCATTGAAAAAGTTCAATTGACAAATGCAAAGTGCAAAATGCTGTTGGGATGAACGGGCCGCAAGCAATTTAAAATTGTCAATTGTCAATTTAACCTTTTCAATCGAATCGCCGCAAAGCTTTTAGGCTCAACCCAGCGGCATCAGCTTCGAGCGAACCTTCTCGGGCAGGCTGTTCAGCCAACGGTGGCGGGTGGCGTCGTCATTCCAAACCATCAACCCGATCGCGATTGCGAACAGCAATGCGACGTACGGCGAAAACAGCAGGCTGACCGGAAGCAGCGACAGCACCACCAGAGTCAGGTCCAGTTTGTAGCCGCAACCGATCATGGCCAGCCACACGCCGGTCATCACGACCCCGTGAGAACAAAGCGTCGCGATCACGGCTCCTTGCAGACCCAGCATCGGCAGCAACCACGCGTTGAGTGCCAAGTTGCTGGTCAGGCCCGCTGCCATTGCGACGGGAATCCATTTTCCTTTTTCAACCGTCCAAAGGTAGTTCTGCCCAACGGTCACCAGTGCTGCCCAAGTGCAGAAGCACAGTGCCATCGGCATCAGTGTCATCCCGTCGGTGTAGCGGCCTTGCAGCAGAACGT comes from the Rhodopirellula islandica genome and includes:
- a CDS encoding SDR family oxidoreductase, with translation MSTENTAAFDFLGMTDKTFLVMGVANKKSVAFAIAKQIEQAGGEVIYAVRSESRRESLAKLLSGRRLIICDVEQQSDIDAMAAELERDNVTLAGMVHAIAFADYSDGIRPFHETTRRQFLQAIDISAFSLVAVCNAIKDRLASDASVVTIGISTTRMASESYGFMAPIKAALESSLAFLTKSFSRFSQVRFNAVAAGLLKTSASAGIPGYVDSYLYAEKVIPRGEAVTTNEVASTAAFLLSPRSSGITAQSIVVDAGMSINYFDAEVVGAVTNASVD
- a CDS encoding 3-hydroxyacyl-ACP dehydratase FabZ family protein: MAFDTGMNAPNDSTDARHLGPDEIEAKIPHRSPMLLLDEVLEITENTLHARKTFSADEFFVQGHFPGYPLVPGVIQCECCLQAGAILLSEHTPDVGEFVPVVTRMDSVKFKNMVRPGDTVDIHVTLKERLSNAFFMTGKMLLNGKVTTRLEFACSITPAQPSPAPDVDAKS
- a CDS encoding replication-associated recombination protein A, with the protein product MDLFADQEADHLFAAQPLAARMRPKKLSEFVGQQHILGEGKLLRRLIASGRIGSILLHGPPGTGKTTLAHLIASEQNSELVTLNAISSGVKDVREVLAKARDRVSAGDPRPLLFIDEIHRFNKSQQDALLADVESGIISLIGATTSNPYFAVNAALISRSQLFGLEPVSVDDMRTLLKRAITARECGLGNQNVKIAEDAIEYLAAAADGDARKALTALEVAVHSHEDPAATISREDVAESMTGRIAGYDATGDDHYDLASALIKSIRGSDVDASLYWLARMLEGGEDIRFLCRRLVILASEDIGNADPQALMLAVSAMQACEMIGLPEAQLTLSQTVAYLSLAPKSNAATTAISAARRDVRERQVIPVPKMLRCGHYSGAEELGHGDGYQSAHNTDVGVAELDYLGVDRRYYEPVERGFESELSQRLQKIREQLGRETE
- the ilvE gene encoding branched-chain-amino-acid transaminase — encoded protein: MTQAIYINGQYFSREDAKISVYDHGLLYGDGVFEGMRIYSGKVFALEDHMTRLYESARAIMLDIPIEIDALTTAVNETVAKNGLTEGYIRLVVTRGGNQLGLNPFSCEDPQVIIIADTISLYPEKFYTEGLELITASTIRNHPAALSPRVKSLNYLNNIMAKIEAIRAGCIEAVMLNTKGEVAECTGDNIFIVRGGRLITPPIDAGILEGITRNTVIDLARENGIEVAEEAMTRHDIFVADECFLTGSAAEVIPAVKLDGRVIGDGKPGPMTQKLNAAFRAFVAR
- a CDS encoding DUF1499 domain-containing protein, producing the protein MTGTVIAGVVTLAIVARVVTLVDDWGRDWTNNHAKWDDSATDPGKRPLRLPKPIAEVRRDLETWVESEPIWQVESIADDSVDAPVAGQTQVIHLTRRTKWLRFVDDVHVQLTEEVSPTGEVVTRVDAESQSRVGKGDLGQNPRNLQHLREAFSAEEGI